In the genome of Verrucomicrobium sp., the window AGGGAGTGACGGTGAACGTCGCCTTCGCCGTCACCTCGGGATAATTCGCCATGGCGAACTCCACGGTATAGGTGCCCGTCTCCAGCGGCGCGTAGAGGGCGTTGAAGGAAATCGTCTCCGCGTAGGCGATCTTGTCCGTGGGATTGATCATCACCAGCCCCACCTGGTCCAGGAACTTCTTGTCCAGCGACCAGCGGTAGACCGTCTGCCCCGCCGGATTCTTGATCGCGATCTCGTAGCGCTGCGTGTTCGGGAAGGAGAGAGTATAGGTCTGCTTTCCCGTGTTCTTCACGCTCAGCGTGGCGCGGACGTTGTTGGCCAGGGAGGGATCCCGCTCCGTGCCGCTCAGGCTCACGGTGGCGGGGTTCAGCTCCAGCTTGGTCTGGAAGTCCCGGAAGTCGATCGAGTTGGCCTTCTGGATGCGGGTGGGATCGCTGGAAAAAATGCTGAAGCGCTGGCCGGAGGCGTCCGTCTGATTCGGCTCATGGTCCCGGCTGGGGCTGATGTCGACGGCGTGGAGCGGCGCGGCGGCGCAGGCCAGCAAGAGGAGGGGGGAAAGGAGGCGGCGCATAGGGTCCGGGAGCCGCGCATTTTCGGGATCCCCTTTACGGATTGCAACCTTGAACTGGCTGCCCCATGTTCCCAGGCCATGCGGATCCTCTTCTGCGCCGTGTGGTGGCTGGCCGCCTTTGCCCCCGCCTGGGCCGGGGCAAAGCCGCCCTCCGTCTCCCTGCGCATCTGCCTGGAAACGGAAGGCGCCGGCTCCTCCAACCAGTCGGTGCCCGTGCAATTGCAGAACCCGGACCAGACCGTCTACGTCAATCCCGCCCCGGAAGCCTCCGAACGGGACCTCGTCGGCGCGGAGGCTTACTCCGGCCCCGGCGGCGAGCAGGGAGCCCTTCTCCACTTCAACC includes:
- a CDS encoding BsuPI-related putative proteinase inhibitor yields the protein MRRLLSPLLLLACAAAPLHAVDISPSRDHEPNQTDASGQRFSIFSSDPTRIQKANSIDFRDFQTKLELNPATVSLSGTERDPSLANNVRATLSVKNTGKQTYTLSFPNTQRYEIAIKNPAGQTVYRWSLDKKFLDQVGLVMINPTDKIAYAETISFNALYAPLETGTYTVEFAMANYPEVTAKATFTVTP